In Vicinamibacterales bacterium, the following are encoded in one genomic region:
- a CDS encoding CheR family methyltransferase: MAFTFFFRDQHVLDLIVKHVGPTLCGRSRARIWDAGCAMGPEPYSLAILMAESLGYFAFNNLRIDASDLDDCGLFGPIIESGTYDWQEIERLPKPLLEKYFSEVAPKRYQIVQRVRNCVRFQRHDLLSLKPIGEGYHLILCKNVLLHLQPAERVEVIRMFHASLAPGGFMATEQTQKMPGELEPLFEQVVSDGQVFRKVEAAQASAA, from the coding sequence TCTTTCGCGACCAGCACGTGCTCGACCTCATCGTGAAGCACGTCGGTCCGACCCTGTGCGGCCGGAGCCGCGCCCGCATCTGGGATGCGGGCTGCGCGATGGGGCCGGAGCCGTACTCGCTGGCGATTCTTATGGCCGAATCGCTGGGCTACTTCGCGTTCAACAACCTCCGGATCGACGCGTCGGATCTGGACGACTGCGGGCTGTTCGGTCCCATCATCGAGAGCGGGACGTACGACTGGCAGGAGATCGAGCGCCTGCCGAAGCCGCTGCTCGAGAAGTACTTCTCCGAAGTCGCGCCGAAGCGCTACCAGATCGTGCAGCGGGTGAGGAACTGCGTGAGATTCCAGCGCCACGACCTGCTGTCGCTGAAGCCGATCGGCGAGGGTTATCACCTCATTCTGTGCAAGAACGTGCTGCTCCACCTCCAGCCCGCCGAGCGGGTCGAGGTGATCCGCATGTTCCATGCGTCGCTGGCGCCGGGTGGGTTCATGGCCACCGAGCAGACCCAGAAAATGCCGGGGGAGCTCGAGCCCCTGTTCGAGCAGGTCGTGTCGGACGGGCAGGTGTTCCGGAAGGTGGAGGCGGCGCAGGCGAGTGCCGCCTGA
- a CDS encoding methyl-accepting chemotaxis protein, with amino-acid sequence MSISRTVGIIVAGVLIVTLGCMVGVLVTRTARTTADNDARDAEVLESVIADALKFSMGEGVSDVKPLVSRMQGRGDIVDLRVTPTNAVRAGSEDRMDAAERQVMATLQGQSVVETFNGQPVVRTISAIAADQKCTQCHSTAVGRPLAVFSLRRSTAHAAAEISSQRWMGVLMGAGTVIFAFLLLAWLIRRQVVRPLAASVVHIERLAQGDVTHTVEVGRNDEIGVLLQSVRTLQTSLKQKTEAADQIADGNLDVEVEVRSDVDTLGKAMLRMRDSIRGVIGETRVLTDAARAGRLATRGPADRFHGAFREVVHGINETLDAVVGPLTVAAEYVERISKGDIPEPITREFPGDFNEIKTSVNACIAALEQMRSDVRTLAGAALDGDLHVRADVARHQGAFRVIVKGFNDTLDTVIDPLEVAASCVSRISKGDIPDRITQDYKGDFNGLKTSLNGCIDNVQALIADVRRLASAAVQGELSVRADATRHGGEFRTIVEGVNATLDAVIGPLTLAADYVKRIGSGDIPEKVVAEYRGDFGELMTNLNACIEGLSALQEANQVLQLMTLNDFTVRVAGAYQGVFAAVARGVNEVLESQIGTQEAVERIARGDLSQLEQVRAIGGGTGRRSANDQIVPSFIRMMEAIRALVADTNDLSKAAVEGRLSARANASRHEGDYRRAIEGVNATLDAVIGPLNVAAEYVDRISKGDIPQKITDQYSGDFNEIKVNLNACIEAVNALVRDANELVDAAVAGRLKTRANPDGHGGDFRRIVEGVNRTLDAVTNPLNEAATVLDRVAHQDLSVHVEGDYTGDHAAIKTSINTMVMDLRGSIQSIGQNAQRLAGSSQELTTISEQMASNAEETATQTNVVSAASEEVSRNLTVVATSAEEMLASIREIAKSANEAAKMAKGAVSVADATNGTVRKLGDSSMEIGNVIKVITSIAEQTNLLALNATIEAARAGDAGKGFAVVANEVKELAKATAKATEEISHKIEAIQGETHGAVEAIAQISAAIGQIDDVSNTIASAVEQQMATTNEIGRNISEAARGAGEIARNVSSVAGAAQSTAHGASETQQSAKALTEMAARLQALVAGFHV; translated from the coding sequence ATGTCGATTTCCAGAACCGTCGGCATCATCGTCGCGGGAGTGCTCATCGTCACCTTGGGCTGCATGGTCGGCGTGCTCGTCACGCGAACCGCGCGGACCACTGCGGACAACGACGCCAGGGACGCCGAGGTGCTGGAGAGCGTCATCGCCGACGCGCTGAAGTTCTCGATGGGCGAAGGCGTGAGCGACGTGAAGCCGCTCGTCAGCCGGATGCAGGGGCGGGGCGACATCGTCGATTTGCGGGTGACGCCGACCAACGCAGTCCGCGCCGGCAGCGAGGATCGAATGGACGCGGCCGAGCGCCAGGTCATGGCCACGCTGCAGGGGCAGTCGGTCGTCGAGACGTTCAACGGGCAGCCAGTCGTCCGGACCATCAGTGCGATAGCCGCAGACCAGAAGTGCACCCAGTGCCACAGCACGGCCGTCGGCCGTCCGCTGGCGGTATTCAGCCTCAGGCGATCGACCGCGCACGCGGCCGCCGAAATCAGCAGCCAGAGGTGGATGGGGGTACTGATGGGCGCTGGGACGGTGATCTTCGCGTTCCTGCTGTTGGCGTGGCTGATCAGGCGCCAGGTGGTGCGCCCGTTGGCCGCCTCGGTGGTCCATATCGAGCGGCTCGCCCAGGGTGACGTGACGCACACGGTCGAAGTCGGCAGGAACGACGAGATCGGGGTGCTTCTCCAATCGGTGCGAACGCTGCAGACGTCGCTGAAGCAGAAGACCGAAGCAGCCGATCAGATCGCAGACGGCAACCTGGACGTCGAGGTGGAGGTCCGGTCCGACGTCGACACGCTGGGGAAGGCGATGCTCCGGATGCGGGACAGCATTCGCGGCGTCATCGGCGAAACGCGCGTGTTGACCGACGCGGCGCGCGCCGGTCGCCTCGCGACACGGGGCCCCGCGGACAGGTTCCATGGCGCGTTCCGCGAGGTCGTCCACGGCATCAACGAGACGCTCGATGCCGTGGTGGGTCCGCTGACGGTCGCGGCCGAGTACGTCGAGCGGATCAGCAAGGGCGACATTCCGGAGCCGATCACCCGGGAGTTCCCGGGCGACTTCAACGAAATCAAGACGAGCGTCAATGCGTGCATCGCCGCGCTGGAACAGATGCGCAGCGATGTGAGGACGCTGGCCGGTGCCGCCCTCGATGGTGACCTCCACGTCCGGGCGGACGTGGCCCGCCACCAGGGTGCGTTTCGGGTCATCGTCAAGGGGTTCAACGACACGCTCGACACGGTCATCGACCCGCTCGAGGTCGCGGCCAGCTGCGTGAGCCGTATCTCGAAGGGCGACATCCCGGATCGGATCACTCAGGACTACAAGGGCGATTTCAACGGCCTCAAGACCAGTCTCAACGGGTGCATCGACAACGTGCAGGCGCTCATTGCCGACGTCCGCAGGCTGGCGTCAGCGGCCGTGCAGGGAGAGTTGTCGGTGCGGGCCGACGCCACCCGGCACGGCGGGGAGTTTCGCACCATCGTCGAAGGCGTGAATGCCACGCTGGACGCGGTCATCGGGCCACTCACCCTCGCGGCCGATTACGTGAAGCGGATCGGGAGCGGTGACATCCCAGAGAAGGTCGTGGCCGAGTACCGCGGTGACTTCGGCGAGCTGATGACGAACCTGAATGCGTGCATCGAGGGCCTGTCGGCCTTGCAGGAGGCCAACCAGGTCCTGCAGTTGATGACGCTGAACGACTTCACCGTCCGCGTGGCGGGCGCGTATCAAGGCGTCTTCGCCGCCGTGGCCCGCGGCGTCAACGAGGTGCTCGAGAGCCAAATCGGCACGCAAGAGGCCGTCGAGCGAATCGCCCGCGGAGACCTCTCGCAACTGGAACAGGTTCGGGCGATTGGCGGCGGCACCGGGCGGCGCTCGGCGAACGACCAGATCGTCCCGTCGTTCATCCGGATGATGGAGGCGATCCGGGCGCTCGTGGCCGACACCAACGACCTGTCGAAAGCGGCCGTCGAGGGCCGGCTGTCCGCGCGGGCGAATGCCTCCAGGCACGAGGGCGACTACCGCCGCGCCATCGAGGGTGTGAATGCAACGCTCGACGCCGTGATCGGTCCGCTGAACGTCGCCGCCGAGTACGTCGACCGAATCTCCAAGGGCGACATCCCGCAGAAGATCACCGATCAGTACAGCGGCGACTTCAACGAGATCAAGGTTAACCTCAACGCCTGCATCGAGGCCGTCAACGCTCTCGTGCGCGACGCGAACGAACTCGTCGACGCGGCCGTCGCGGGTCGCCTGAAGACGCGCGCCAATCCGGACGGGCACGGCGGTGACTTCCGCCGGATTGTCGAGGGGGTCAATCGGACGCTCGACGCGGTCACCAATCCGCTCAACGAGGCGGCGACGGTGCTCGATCGGGTCGCGCACCAGGATCTCAGCGTGCACGTGGAGGGGGACTACACCGGCGACCACGCGGCCATCAAGACCTCGATCAACACGATGGTGATGGACCTTCGCGGCTCCATCCAGTCGATCGGCCAGAACGCCCAGCGCCTCGCCGGCTCGTCACAGGAACTGACGACGATCAGCGAGCAGATGGCGTCGAACGCCGAGGAGACCGCGACGCAGACCAACGTGGTGTCGGCCGCATCGGAAGAGGTGTCCAGGAACCTCACCGTTGTCGCCACGAGCGCCGAGGAGATGCTCGCCTCGATCCGTGAGATCGCGAAGAGCGCGAACGAGGCCGCGAAGATGGCCAAGGGAGCCGTCAGCGTGGCTGATGCCACCAACGGCACCGTCAGGAAGCTCGGCGACAGCTCGATGGAAATCGGTAACGTCATCAAGGTCATCACGTCGATTGCCGAGCAGACCAACCTGCTCGCCCTGAATGCGACGATCGAAGCGGCGCGCGCGGGCGACGCGGGCAAGGGCTTCGCGGTCGTGGCGAACGAGGTCAAGGAACTCGCCAAGGCCACCGCCAAGGCGACCGAGGAGATCAGCCACAAGATCGAGGCGATCCAGGGCGAGACCCATGGCGCGGTGGAGGCGATTGCGCAGATCAGCGCGGCAATCGGCCAGATCGACGACGTATCGAACACGATCGCCTCGGCGGTCGAGCAGCAGATGGCGACCACCAACGAGATCGGTCGCAACATCTCCGAGGCGGCGCGCGGAGCGGGCGAAATCGCCCGCAACGTCTCGAGCGTGGCAGGAGCCGCGCAGTCGACCGCGCACGGCGCGAGCGAAACCCAGCAGTCCGCGAAGGCCCTCACCGAGATGGCCGCTCGCCTGCAGGCGCTCGTCGCCGGATTCCACGTGTGA
- a CDS encoding carboxypeptidase-like regulatory domain-containing protein, whose amino-acid sequence MLSKRVVIIGLALAVLFAGSAAAQWRGLGRLTGKVVDEAGAVLVDVTVRADLPGMGGTTVKTNEKGEWMISGIARGEWVITVAKDGMAIQKVKAVVQEMAVPPLVKTTLKKE is encoded by the coding sequence ATGTTGAGCAAACGGGTCGTGATCATCGGGTTGGCATTGGCGGTGCTCTTCGCGGGCAGTGCCGCGGCACAGTGGCGGGGCCTCGGCCGGCTCACGGGCAAGGTTGTGGACGAGGCCGGGGCGGTCCTGGTCGACGTGACTGTTCGCGCAGACCTCCCGGGCATGGGCGGGACGACGGTGAAGACCAACGAGAAGGGCGAGTGGATGATCAGCGGCATCGCCCGCGGTGAGTGGGTCATCACCGTGGCGAAGGACGGCATGGCGATCCAGAAGGTCAAGGCCGTCGTGCAGGAAATGGCGGTTCCGCCGCTGGTGAAGACGACGCTGAAGAAGGAGTAG
- a CDS encoding methyl-accepting chemotaxis protein encodes MFGTMDLGKKLSALIGLLVLLAAGATAIAVSIMGGDAVREQAYERARAEAMATSSDVQRALEKGLNSARALASSFEGLRARDFTDRIQYAVMLQKVLEDDKDLVGTWTSWEPNALDKKDAKFKNAPGADGEGRYVPYWGRVDADTVLNSVHEIATPNEDYYLVPKNTGAEYIMPPATRKIGNRTALVTRLSVPIKGDGKFVGTAGVDVALDAIEKLVSELKPFGTGRVSLLTYDAKYVAAYRRELVNTDMKAGSDTDRMMAAIRQAKLTTFTRTDPETKQELYTAMVPLVVGRTTTPWCLVVDVPMDTVTAAVPRMRNTVIAIAALSFILAIFVAFFVLRSIVTRPMAKVVTLVGELLKGHLSHRAGVTQRDEVGHTAQALDQFAEVLQTNVIGVMKHIAEGDLSDEVRAQDDRDEIAPALQTTIASLRGLVAEANMLSTSAVDGRLATRGDANRFQGGYREIIQGVNATLDAVIGPLNMAAEYVDRISKGDIPPRITDEYNGDFNEIKLNLNGCIDNVNALVADTTMLSGAAIEGRLATRADASRHGGDFRKIVEGVNATLDAVIGPLNMAAEYVNRISTGDIPPKITDAYRGDFNEIKINLNHCIDNVNALVADTAMLADAAVAGKLATRADATKHGGDYRKIVEGVNRTLDTVIGPLNIARDVLWKMGVNDLTERMPRDFVGDFQNLAKAINRMHDVLTRLQKTAVNVGNGDLHDLEAFKAIGNGTGRASEDDQLTPAFVRMMESIRALVADMDGLSRAAAQGQLSTRVEASRHQGEYRKVVEGVNATLEAVIGPLNTAAGYVDRIAKGEIPPRITETYYGDFNQLKDNLNAMVQTMADLLLETDRIIKAATEGQLSTRADAAKFVGGWNRLVSGINSTVESIVTPLNSATQYMDRISKGDIPDKITAQHQGDYNRIKDSLNTCIDAIRALVADTKVLTDAAASGRIKTRVEVARHAGEFRKVIEGVNQTLEVITDPIVQIGREARGLGASSEELNAISQQMSANAEETATQTNVVSAASEQVSKNLTVVATSSEEMLASIREIAKSANEAAKMAKHAVGVADTTNLTVKKLGDSSLEIGNVIKVITSIAEQTNLLALNATIEAARAGDAGKGFAVVANEVKELAKATAKATEEISHKIEAIQDETKGAVKAIGQISGLITQIDDVSNTIASAVEEQTATTNEIGRNISEAARGSAEIARNVSSVAGAAQSTAQGATDTQKAARALGEMAGQLQLVVSRFAI; translated from the coding sequence ATGTTCGGAACCATGGATCTTGGGAAGAAGCTGTCGGCGTTGATCGGTCTGCTGGTCCTCCTGGCCGCCGGGGCGACTGCGATCGCCGTCTCCATCATGGGGGGCGATGCCGTCCGCGAACAGGCGTACGAGCGTGCCAGGGCTGAAGCCATGGCCACCTCTAGCGACGTGCAGCGCGCCCTCGAGAAGGGGCTGAACTCAGCGCGAGCGCTGGCCAGCTCGTTCGAAGGACTCCGCGCACGCGACTTCACAGACCGCATCCAGTACGCGGTCATGCTTCAGAAGGTGCTCGAGGACGACAAGGACCTCGTCGGCACGTGGACGTCCTGGGAGCCGAACGCGCTCGACAAGAAGGATGCCAAGTTCAAGAACGCGCCGGGCGCCGATGGCGAGGGCCGGTACGTGCCGTACTGGGGCCGGGTGGACGCCGACACCGTCCTCAATTCGGTTCACGAAATCGCCACGCCGAACGAGGACTACTACCTCGTGCCGAAGAACACGGGCGCAGAGTACATCATGCCGCCGGCCACGCGGAAGATCGGCAACAGGACTGCCCTCGTGACGCGGCTGTCGGTCCCCATCAAGGGCGACGGCAAGTTCGTGGGGACCGCCGGCGTGGACGTGGCTCTCGACGCCATCGAGAAGCTCGTGAGCGAGCTCAAGCCCTTCGGCACGGGCCGCGTCTCGCTGTTGACGTACGACGCCAAGTACGTCGCCGCGTACCGGCGCGAACTCGTGAACACGGACATGAAGGCCGGCAGCGACACGGACCGGATGATGGCCGCCATCCGGCAGGCGAAGCTGACCACCTTTACTAGGACCGATCCCGAGACGAAACAGGAACTCTACACCGCAATGGTGCCGCTCGTGGTCGGCAGGACGACGACGCCGTGGTGCCTGGTGGTGGACGTGCCGATGGACACCGTGACGGCTGCGGTGCCTCGCATGCGGAACACCGTGATTGCCATTGCGGCGCTCTCATTCATCCTCGCGATCTTCGTCGCCTTCTTCGTACTGCGGAGCATAGTCACCCGGCCGATGGCGAAGGTCGTCACGCTGGTCGGTGAACTGCTGAAGGGCCATCTGAGCCATCGTGCGGGCGTCACGCAGCGGGACGAGGTCGGTCACACGGCACAGGCCCTGGACCAGTTCGCCGAGGTGCTCCAGACGAATGTCATCGGCGTGATGAAGCACATCGCCGAGGGTGACCTCAGCGACGAGGTCCGGGCCCAGGACGACAGGGACGAGATCGCGCCCGCCCTCCAGACGACAATCGCGTCACTGCGGGGCCTCGTGGCCGAGGCGAACATGCTGTCCACGTCGGCTGTCGACGGACGACTGGCCACGCGCGGCGATGCCAACCGGTTCCAGGGTGGATACCGGGAAATCATCCAGGGCGTCAACGCGACCCTCGACGCGGTCATCGGGCCGCTCAACATGGCCGCGGAATACGTGGATCGCATCAGCAAGGGCGACATCCCGCCGAGGATCACCGACGAGTACAATGGTGACTTCAATGAGATCAAGCTGAACCTCAACGGCTGCATCGACAACGTGAACGCGCTCGTCGCCGACACGACGATGTTGTCTGGTGCCGCCATCGAGGGTCGATTGGCCACCCGGGCCGACGCGAGCCGTCACGGCGGTGACTTCCGCAAGATCGTCGAGGGCGTCAACGCGACGCTTGACGCAGTCATCGGGCCGCTCAACATGGCGGCGGAGTACGTGAACCGGATCAGCACCGGCGACATCCCGCCGAAGATCACCGATGCGTACCGGGGCGACTTCAACGAGATCAAGATCAACCTGAATCACTGTATCGACAACGTGAACGCCCTCGTCGCCGATACGGCCATGCTCGCCGACGCCGCGGTGGCCGGCAAACTGGCCACCCGCGCCGATGCCACCAAACACGGCGGCGACTATCGTAAGATCGTGGAGGGCGTGAATCGGACGCTCGACACCGTCATCGGTCCGCTGAACATCGCGCGAGACGTGCTGTGGAAGATGGGCGTCAACGACCTCACCGAGCGGATGCCGCGTGACTTCGTCGGCGATTTCCAGAACCTGGCGAAGGCAATCAACAGGATGCACGACGTCCTGACGCGACTGCAGAAGACCGCCGTCAACGTCGGCAATGGCGACCTCCACGATCTCGAGGCGTTCAAGGCCATCGGGAACGGGACGGGACGGGCGTCCGAGGACGACCAGCTGACTCCCGCGTTCGTCAGGATGATGGAGTCGATTCGGGCGCTGGTCGCAGACATGGACGGGTTGTCGCGCGCGGCCGCCCAGGGACAGCTCTCCACCCGCGTGGAGGCCTCGCGTCATCAGGGTGAGTACCGGAAGGTGGTCGAAGGCGTCAACGCGACCCTCGAGGCCGTGATCGGACCGCTCAATACGGCGGCCGGCTACGTCGACCGCATCGCAAAGGGCGAGATCCCTCCGCGGATCACCGAGACCTACTATGGGGACTTCAACCAGCTCAAGGACAACCTCAACGCCATGGTGCAAACGATGGCCGATCTCCTCCTGGAGACCGATCGGATCATCAAGGCGGCGACCGAGGGCCAGCTGAGCACGCGGGCGGACGCGGCGAAGTTCGTCGGCGGTTGGAATCGCCTGGTCAGCGGGATCAACAGCACGGTCGAGAGCATCGTGACGCCGCTGAACAGCGCCACCCAGTACATGGACCGGATCTCCAAGGGCGATATCCCGGACAAGATCACGGCGCAGCACCAGGGGGACTACAACAGGATCAAGGACAGCCTGAACACCTGCATCGACGCGATCCGGGCGCTCGTGGCGGACACCAAGGTCCTCACCGACGCTGCGGCGTCCGGCCGCATCAAGACGCGGGTCGAGGTCGCGCGTCACGCCGGCGAGTTCCGCAAGGTCATCGAGGGCGTCAACCAGACGCTCGAGGTGATCACCGACCCGATCGTGCAGATCGGCCGCGAGGCGCGCGGCCTCGGCGCATCGTCCGAAGAGCTGAACGCGATCAGTCAGCAGATGTCGGCGAATGCCGAGGAAACCGCCACGCAGACCAACGTCGTGTCAGCGGCTTCCGAGCAGGTGTCGAAGAACCTGACCGTCGTGGCCACGAGTTCGGAGGAGATGCTCGCGTCGATCCGGGAGATCGCCAAGAGCGCCAACGAAGCCGCCAAGATGGCCAAGCACGCGGTCGGGGTCGCCGACACGACGAACCTGACGGTGAAGAAGCTCGGCGACAGCTCGCTCGAGATCGGCAACGTGATCAAGGTCATCACGTCGATTGCCGAGCAGACCAACCTGCTGGCGTTGAACGCGACGATCGAGGCGGCGCGCGCCGGCGACGCGGGCAAGGGCTTCGCGGTCGTCGCGAACGAGGTCAAGGAACTCGCCAAGGCCACCGCCAAGGCGACCGAGGAGATCAGCCACAAGATCGAGGCGATCCAGGACGAGACCAAGGGTGCCGTCAAGGCCATCGGCCAGATCAGCGGCCTGATCACGCAGATCGACGACGTCTCGAATACGATCGCCTCGGCGGTCGAGGAACAGACGGCGACAACGAACGAGATCGGGCGTAACATCAGCGAAGCCGCGCGCGGTTCGGCGGAGATCGCACGAAACGTCTCGAGTGTGGCAGGGGCCGCCCAGTCCACCGCGCAAGGGGCCACCGATACGCAGAAGGCAGCACGGGCGCTCGGCGAGATGGCCGGACAGCTGCAGTTGGTCGTGTCGCGGTTCGCGAT